The Flavobacterium commune genome contains the following window.
CTTCTAAGTGCATTACCAACAGTCAATCCATATCCTGGTTCCAAAGGTCTAAATTCGAATTTACCTTCAAAATCGGTTGAATCGATCATGATAACTTTATCGGGCTTTTGAAAATTAAATATTGCCATAAATTTCGACTAAGTCAATTATTATTTGTTGTACAACTCTACGATTAATTGTTCTTTAATGTTTTCTGGAATTTGAAGTCTAGCAGGTACAGCTACGAAAGTACCTTCTTTAACGTCATTGTTCCAAGTAATCCATTCATAAACTTGACTTGAATTAGATAAAGAACGTTCGATAGCCTCTAAAGATTTAGATTTTTCACGAACTGCAACTTTGTCACCAGGTTTAAGGTGGTAAGAAGGAATGTTTACAACTTCACCGTTAACAGTGATATGTCTGTGAGAAACTAATTGTCTAGCACCTCTTCTAGAAGGAGCAACGCCCATTCTGAATACTACGTTATCCAATCTTGCCTCACATAATTGCAAAAGAACCTCACCAGTAACACCTTTAGTAGCTGATGCTTTTTTGAATAAACCTCTGAATTGTTTTTCTAAAATCCCATAAGAATATTTAGCTTTTTGCTTCTCCATTAACTGGATAGCGTACTCAGATTTTTTACCTCTTTTTTTAGCCATCCCGTGTTGTCCAGGAGGGTAATTTCTTTTTTCGAAAGATTTATCATCTCCGAAGATTGCTTCGCCAAATTTACGAGCAATTCTAGTTTTAGGACCAGTATATCTTGCCATTTCAATGAATTAATTAAGGTAGAGATTATGAATTCAGGTCATATCCTTCGATAATCGTGATTCTACCTAGTTATACTTAAATTTAATATTAAACTCTACGTCTCTTTGGAGGACGACAACCGTTGTGTGGCATTGGAGTAACGTCAATAATTTCAGTTACTTCGATTCCACCGTTATGTATAGAACGGATAGCAGACTCACGTCCGTTTCCTGGTCCTTTTACATAAACCTTAACTTTTTTCAATCCAGCTTCAAGAGCTACTTTACTACAATCTTCTGCGGCCATTTGAGCTGCGTATGGAGTGTTCTTTTTAGAACCTCTGAAACCCATTTTACCAGCTGAAGACCAAGAAATAACTTCACCTTTTTTGTTAGTCAAAGAAATGATGATGTTATTGAAGGTAGCAGAAATATGAGCTTCTCCCGTTGATTCAACGATAACTTTACGTTTTTTTGTAGTTGCTTTAGCCATATTACTTATTATTTAGTTGCTTTTTTCTTGTTAGCAACAGTTTTTCTTTTACCTTTTCTAGTTCTAGAGTTGTTTTTAGTTCTTTGTCCTCTTAATGGAAGACCAGTTCTGTGACGGATTCCTCTGTAACATCCAATATCCATTAAACGTTTGATGTTTAAAGATACTTCTGAACGTAACTCCCCTTCAATTTTGAATGCTCCAACAGCCTCACGAATTGCTCCGATCTCGTCATCATTCCAATCTTGAACTTTTTTATCTTGGCTAACTTGAGCTTTCTCTAAAATCTCAATAGCTCTACTTTTTCCTAATCCGAAGATGTAGGTAAGTGCAATAACACCTCTCTTGTTTTTTGGGATATCTACCCCTGCTATTCTTGCCATAATTATCCTTGTCTTTGTTTAAATCTAGGATTCTTTTTGTTTATTACGTATAATCTTCCTTTTCTACGTACGATAATGCACTCGGCACTTCTCTTTTTTACTGATGCTCTTACTTTCATTGTGAATATCTTTAATATCTATAAGTAATTCTTGCTTTAGACAAATCGTAAGGACTCATT
Protein-coding sequences here:
- the rpsK gene encoding 30S ribosomal protein S11, with the protein product MAKATTKKRKVIVESTGEAHISATFNNIIISLTNKKGEVISWSSAGKMGFRGSKKNTPYAAQMAAEDCSKVALEAGLKKVKVYVKGPGNGRESAIRSIHNGGIEVTEIIDVTPMPHNGCRPPKRRRV
- the ykgO gene encoding type B 50S ribosomal protein L36, whose translation is MKVRASVKKRSAECIIVRRKGRLYVINKKNPRFKQRQG
- the rpsD gene encoding 30S ribosomal protein S4, with the translated sequence MARYTGPKTRIARKFGEAIFGDDKSFEKRNYPPGQHGMAKKRGKKSEYAIQLMEKQKAKYSYGILEKQFRGLFKKASATKGVTGEVLLQLCEARLDNVVFRMGVAPSRRGARQLVSHRHITVNGEVVNIPSYHLKPGDKVAVREKSKSLEAIERSLSNSSQVYEWITWNNDVKEGTFVAVPARLQIPENIKEQLIVELYNK
- the rpsM gene encoding 30S ribosomal protein S13 — its product is MARIAGVDIPKNKRGVIALTYIFGLGKSRAIEILEKAQVSQDKKVQDWNDDEIGAIREAVGAFKIEGELRSEVSLNIKRLMDIGCYRGIRHRTGLPLRGQRTKNNSRTRKGKRKTVANKKKATK